From one Nilaparvata lugens isolate BPH chromosome 2, ASM1435652v1, whole genome shotgun sequence genomic stretch:
- the LOC111048974 gene encoding LOW QUALITY PROTEIN: 5-phosphohydroxy-L-lysine phospho-lyase (The sequence of the model RefSeq protein was modified relative to this genomic sequence to represent the inferred CDS: deleted 2 bases in 2 codons), with amino-acid sequence MESLEQLPKSETIELRKKHIGESCSLFYKQEPLKIVRAKGQYMYDENGEKYLDCINNVAHIGHCHPEMVRAASEQIALLNTNSRFLHDNLVICAKKLSKMFPDPLSVCFFVNSGSEANDLALRLARTHTKHQDVVTLDHAYHGHLTSLISISPYKFNSGKGLPKPDWVHVAPCPDTYRGKFRDSDYPGSDLGKKYAEEVKLLIKSARDKDRNISAFIAESLISCGGQIIPPANYLRNVYKYVREAGGVCIADEVQCGFGRVGKHWWAFQLQGDDVIPDIVTVGKPMGNGHPVAAVITTPAIAKSFKETGIEYFNTYGGNPVSCAIANAVISVIENERLRENATRVGNYILNSVQKLRSKHALIGDVRGVGLFVGIELVHDRDGKRKPAVREASLVLKRMKEEQILLSSDGPDANVIKLKPPMVFTTENADHFVRVFDDVMTEIGNGLLANDRTYSPERRKISEEEGGNHLQHKRTRTDKIDPSKNEDKIIIKT; translated from the exons ATGGAGTCTCTGGAACAGCTGCCCAAGAGTGAA ACTATCGAGCTTCGAAAAAAACACATTGg GGAATCCTGTTCGTTATTCTACAAACAAGAACCGTTGAAAATTGTTCGAGCGAAGGGTCAATACATGTATGATGAGAATGGAGAAAAATATCTGGACTGCATAAATAACGTTGCACATA TCGGTCACTGTCATCCCGAAATGGTGAGAGCAGCAAGTGAACAGATCGCTCTATTGAACACAAACAGCCGATTTCTGCACGATAATTTGGTGATTTGTGCCAAAAAACTGTCCAAGATGTTCCCAGATCCACTGTCGGTTTGCTTCTTCGTGAACTCCGGATCTGAGGCCAACGATCTAGCGCTGCGATTGGCTAGAACGCACACGAAGCACCAGGACGTCGTCACACTGGACCA CGCGTACCACGGCCACCTGACCTCTCTGATCAGCATTTCACCCTACAAGTTCAACAGTGGCAAAGGGCTGCCGAAGCCAGATTGGGTGCACGTG GCACCCTGTCCGGACACATATAGAGGAAAATTCAGAGATTCTGATTATCCAGGAAGCGATCTTGGGAAAAAATATGCTGAAGAggtgaaattattgataaaaagcgCGAGAGATAAGGACAGAAATATTTCGGCATTTATTGCTGAGAGCCTGATCAGCTGTGGAGGACAAATAATACCTCCAGCAAACTACCTCAGGAATGTATACAA ATATGTGAGAGAGGCTGGAGGAGTTTGCATAGCAGATGAGGTGCAGTGTGGCTTCGGTAGAGTGGGCAAGCATTGGTGGGCTTTTCAGTTGCAAGGTGATGACGTCATTCCTGACATCGTCACAGTCG GTAAACCAATGGGAAACGGACATCCTGTTGCAGCAGTGATTACAACACCAGCCATAGCCAAAAGCTTCAAAGAGACTGGAATCGAATATTTCAATACA TACGGAGGAAATCCTGTTTCGTGTGCAATTGCCAATGCAGTTATATCGGTGATCGAGAACGAACGTCTCAGAGAGAACGCAACAAGGGTT GGCAATTATATTCTGAATTCGGTGCAGAAACTCAGAAGCAAGCATGCTTTGATTGGCGATGTGCGCGGAGTGGGTCTCTTTGTCGGCATCGAATTGGTCCACGACAGAGATGGAAAGCGCAAGCCAGCAGTAAGAGAAGCCAGTTTAGTATTAAAACG GATGAAAGAAGAACAAATCCTACTCAGTAGTGATGGACCTGACGCTAATGTGATCAAGCTGAAGCCTCCTATGGTATTTACAACGGAAAATGCCGACCATTTCGTAAGAGTATTCGATGACGTCATGACAGAAATTGGCAATGGACTATTGGCCAATGACAGGACGTATTCACCTGAGAGACGGAAAATCAGTGAAGAGGAAGGTGGGAATCACCTCCAACACAAGAGAACCAGAACTGATAAAATTGATCCATCGAAAAAT GAGGATAAGATAATCATAAAGACTTGA